In Methylobacterium aquaticum, the following are encoded in one genomic region:
- a CDS encoding bifunctional metallophosphatase/5'-nucleotidase — protein MTSPSRRQTLALGLGAGLAGLAAGRAAARAPDTDFTLVLVNDIYRMGPVDGRGGFPKLAAVVKAERAKGRPVLVAHAGDTLSPSLMSGIDKGRHIIELTNLIKPDVFVPGNHEFDFGQAVYLERMGAANFPVFAANLRRPDGAPVPGTRESSILTIGGIKLGVVGIALPETPAKSQSGDWVFGPAVATLAREAASLRAAGAEMVLAVCHTDRATDEALVASRHADIVLSGHDHDLALRYDGRTVFAESGHDAEYVTAIDIKAEGSGKALTWTAAFRIHDTAEIEPDPEVLAVVQRLEGELARELDVPLGRVTNALDTRIEVVRRGEAAFGDLVADALRHAAGAEIGLMNGGGIRGNRTYPADSELTRRDVLTELPFGNTSVLVRISGAQVLAALENGFSEIGRSAGRFPQVSGITVTVDPGAPIGKRVVSVEVGGTPLDLGRTYKVAANNFMLAGGNDYGMLAEGRTLVGATDGTLVANVVMSYIRANAPLTIATGRLILR, from the coding sequence ATGACCTCGCCGAGCCGCCGCCAGACCCTCGCCCTCGGCCTCGGGGCCGGACTTGCCGGTCTGGCGGCCGGACGCGCCGCCGCGCGGGCGCCGGATACCGACTTCACCCTCGTCCTCGTCAACGACATCTACCGGATGGGGCCGGTCGACGGCCGCGGCGGCTTCCCGAAGCTCGCCGCCGTGGTCAAGGCCGAGCGGGCGAAGGGCCGGCCGGTCCTGGTGGCTCATGCCGGCGACACGCTCTCGCCCTCGCTGATGTCGGGCATCGACAAGGGCCGCCACATCATCGAACTGACCAACCTCATCAAGCCCGACGTGTTCGTGCCCGGCAACCACGAGTTCGATTTCGGCCAAGCCGTCTACCTGGAGCGGATGGGGGCCGCGAATTTTCCGGTCTTTGCCGCCAACCTGCGCCGGCCCGACGGCGCGCCGGTGCCGGGCACGCGCGAATCGAGCATCCTGACGATCGGCGGGATCAAGCTCGGGGTGGTCGGCATCGCGCTGCCCGAGACCCCGGCCAAGTCGCAATCGGGCGATTGGGTGTTCGGCCCCGCCGTCGCGACGCTCGCCCGCGAGGCGGCGTCCTTGCGGGCGGCGGGCGCCGAGATGGTGCTGGCGGTCTGCCACACCGACCGGGCGACCGACGAGGCCCTGGTGGCGAGCCGGCACGCCGACATCGTGCTCTCGGGCCACGACCACGACCTGGCGCTCCGCTACGACGGCCGCACGGTCTTCGCCGAATCCGGCCACGACGCCGAATACGTCACCGCCATTGACATCAAGGCGGAAGGGAGCGGCAAGGCGCTGACCTGGACCGCCGCCTTCCGCATCCACGACACCGCCGAAATCGAGCCGGACCCGGAGGTGCTGGCGGTGGTCCAGCGCCTCGAGGGCGAGCTGGCCCGCGAGCTCGACGTGCCGCTCGGCCGGGTGACCAATGCCCTCGACACCCGGATCGAGGTGGTGCGCCGGGGCGAGGCCGCCTTCGGCGACCTCGTGGCGGATGCGCTCCGCCACGCCGCCGGGGCCGAGATCGGCCTGATGAATGGCGGCGGCATCCGCGGCAACCGGACCTATCCGGCCGACAGCGAGCTGACCCGGCGCGACGTGCTGACGGAACTCCCCTTCGGCAACACCTCGGTGCTGGTCAGGATCTCGGGCGCCCAGGTGCTCGCCGCCCTGGAAAACGGATTCTCGGAGATCGGCCGCTCCGCCGGGCGCTTCCCGCAGGTCTCCGGGATCACCGTCACGGTCGATCCTGGCGCGCCGATCGGCAAGCGGGTCGTCTCGGTCGAGGTCGGGGGCACTCCCCTCGATTTAGGCAGGACCTACAAGGTGGCGGCCAACAACTTCATGCTCGCCGGCGGCAACGATTACGGGATGCTGGCGGAGGGGCGGACGCTCGTCGGCGCCACCGACGGCACGCTCGTCGCCAACGTGGTGATGTCCTACATCCGCGCCAACGCGCCGCTGACGATCGCGACCGGGCGCCTCATCCTCCGCTGA
- the ung gene encoding uracil-DNA glycosylase: MPNDDSVAGALARFQASGSPWLALPFFRDGGAERVAAAVDARREAGARVLPAPEAIFNALTLTPLDRVRAVILGQDPYPTPGDAHGLAFSYVGGRRLPASLKVILAEMAEETGSPVPTSGDLTPWARQGVLLLNSALTVEAGKSGAHMKLGWSALTDQAVEAVSAERPAVAFLLWGAPARQRAALIDGTKHLVLESGHPSPLNRKADFRGSRPFGRANAWLEEKGLEPIDWRLA; this comes from the coding sequence ATGCCGAACGACGATTCCGTGGCGGGCGCGCTCGCCCGCTTCCAGGCCTCCGGGTCGCCCTGGCTCGCCCTGCCGTTCTTCCGGGACGGCGGCGCCGAGCGGGTCGCCGCGGCGGTCGATGCCCGCAGGGAGGCCGGCGCCCGGGTGCTGCCGGCGCCGGAGGCCATCTTCAACGCGCTGACGCTGACGCCGCTCGACCGGGTGCGGGCGGTGATCCTCGGGCAGGACCCCTATCCGACCCCGGGCGACGCCCACGGCCTCGCCTTCTCGTATGTCGGCGGGCGCCGGCTGCCGGCCTCGCTCAAGGTGATCCTGGCCGAGATGGCGGAGGAGACCGGCTCCCCGGTGCCGACCTCCGGCGACCTCACCCCCTGGGCGCGCCAGGGCGTGCTGCTGCTCAATTCGGCCCTCACCGTCGAGGCGGGGAAATCCGGCGCCCACATGAAGCTCGGCTGGTCGGCGCTGACCGATCAGGCGGTCGAGGCGGTCTCGGCCGAGCGCCCGGCGGTCGCCTTCCTGCTCTGGGGCGCTCCGGCCCGCCAGCGCGCCGCCCTGATCGACGGGACGAAGCACCTGGTGCTGGAATCGGGCCACCCGTCGCCCCTCAACCGCAAGGCCGATTTCCGCGGCAGCCGGCCGTTCGGGCGGGCGAATGCGTGGCTGGAGGAGAAGGGTCTGGAGCCGATCGATTGGCGGCTGGCATAG
- a CDS encoding pyridoxal phosphate-dependent aminotransferase, which produces MGFLADALSRVKPSATIVMTQKARDLKAQGRDVISLSVGEPDFDTPQHIKQAAVEAIARGETKYPPVSGIVPLREAIARKFKRENGLDYKPSQTIVGTGGKQVIYNALLATLNPGDEVVIPRPYWVSYPEMVGLCGGTPVFCETTMATNFKLQPEELERAITRKTKWVILNSPSNPSGAAYSHAEMKALTDVLVRHPHVWVLTDDMYEHLVYGDFTFVTPAQVEPALYDRTLTMNGVSKSYAMTGWRIGYAAGPEQLIKAMDFVQGQQTSGAATISQWAAVAALDGPQDHLAEFRAAFQTRRDLVVSMLNQTNGLRCPTPEGAFYVYPSCAELIGKRTEGGKVIETDEDFVTELLMAEGVASVHGSAFGLGPNLRISYATSNQLLEEACRRIQRFCGSLR; this is translated from the coding sequence ATGGGCTTTCTGGCCGACGCCCTCTCGCGCGTGAAACCCTCCGCCACCATCGTGATGACCCAGAAGGCGCGGGACCTGAAGGCCCAGGGGCGCGACGTCATCAGCCTGTCGGTCGGCGAGCCGGATTTCGACACGCCCCAGCACATCAAGCAGGCCGCCGTCGAGGCGATCGCGCGGGGCGAGACCAAGTATCCGCCGGTCTCCGGCATCGTGCCGCTGCGCGAGGCGATCGCCCGCAAGTTCAAGCGCGAGAACGGCCTCGACTACAAGCCGAGCCAGACCATCGTCGGCACCGGCGGCAAGCAGGTGATCTACAACGCGCTGCTCGCCACCCTGAACCCGGGCGACGAGGTGGTGATCCCGCGGCCCTACTGGGTGTCCTACCCGGAGATGGTCGGCCTGTGCGGCGGCACCCCGGTCTTCTGCGAGACCACGATGGCGACGAACTTCAAGCTCCAGCCCGAGGAGCTGGAGCGCGCCATCACGCGTAAGACCAAGTGGGTGATCCTCAACTCGCCGTCGAACCCGTCGGGGGCCGCCTACAGCCACGCCGAGATGAAGGCGCTGACCGACGTGCTGGTGCGCCACCCGCATGTCTGGGTGCTCACCGACGACATGTACGAGCACCTGGTCTACGGCGACTTCACCTTCGTGACCCCGGCCCAGGTCGAGCCGGCGCTCTACGACCGGACGCTGACCATGAACGGCGTCTCGAAATCCTACGCCATGACCGGCTGGCGCATCGGCTACGCCGCCGGCCCCGAGCAGCTGATCAAGGCGATGGACTTCGTCCAGGGCCAGCAGACCTCGGGCGCGGCCACGATCTCGCAATGGGCGGCGGTGGCCGCCCTCGACGGACCGCAGGACCACCTGGCCGAGTTCCGGGCCGCGTTCCAGACCCGGCGCGACCTCGTCGTCTCGATGCTGAACCAGACCAACGGCCTGCGCTGCCCGACGCCGGAGGGCGCCTTCTACGTCTACCCGTCCTGCGCCGAGCTGATCGGCAAGCGCACGGAAGGCGGCAAGGTGATCGAGACCGACGAGGATTTCGTCACCGAGCTCCTGATGGCCGAGGGCGTCGCCTCGGTGCACGGCTCGGCCTTCGGCCTCGGGCCCAACCTGCGCATCTCCTACGCGACCTCGAACCAGCTCCTGGAAGAGGCCTGCCGCCGCATCCAGCGCTTCTGCGGCTCGCTGCGCTGA
- a CDS encoding helix-turn-helix transcriptional regulator produces MRRASEEIGLAVDHAACDPAAWDAVMAEIGRLLPGVLPVLQVVDAAAGTGLPLVQWGWDPAHVRAYEAHYGAVNPWISVILATPVMVSMHSEERMPVSSLRRTEFYADWLSRLGGMTASSGIKLIDADGRLAVLNLQHDLARASRDHGRLAAVMERIGPRMRRAIETNRACFPAKAALAPGETLLERIADPAFVVTRDLCTRDSGMRVLRLVEASCAGRALIAEGEVLRVGALDRLQVRNPDLAAAVAREAALACGDAPSPGIPPGPVRIGREAWHVTAIGLRQDLRGVLGMARLLAPDRLALVVLRRTATAGGDGTNRLSDFGLSPAEARLALSMDGSRSLVQAAESLGIRHETARSQLRQVFAKLGVSRQSELAVFILRLKQGA; encoded by the coding sequence GTGCGGCGGGCATCCGAGGAGATCGGCCTCGCGGTCGACCACGCGGCCTGCGATCCGGCGGCCTGGGACGCCGTGATGGCCGAGATCGGCCGCCTGCTGCCCGGGGTGTTGCCGGTGCTCCAGGTCGTCGACGCCGCCGCCGGGACCGGCCTGCCCCTGGTCCAGTGGGGCTGGGATCCCGCCCATGTCCGGGCCTACGAGGCGCATTACGGCGCGGTGAACCCGTGGATCTCCGTGATCCTGGCGACGCCCGTGATGGTGTCGATGCATTCCGAGGAGCGGATGCCGGTCTCCTCCCTGCGGCGCACCGAATTCTACGCGGACTGGCTGTCGCGGCTGGGCGGCATGACGGCCTCGAGCGGGATCAAGCTGATCGATGCCGACGGCCGCCTGGCGGTGCTGAACCTCCAGCACGATCTCGCCCGGGCGTCCCGCGACCACGGCCGGCTCGCCGCCGTGATGGAGCGGATCGGCCCGCGGATGCGCCGCGCCATCGAGACCAACCGGGCCTGTTTCCCGGCCAAAGCCGCCCTCGCGCCCGGGGAGACGCTGCTGGAGCGGATCGCCGACCCCGCCTTCGTGGTGACGCGGGACTTGTGCACGCGGGACTCAGGCATGCGGGTTTTGCGCCTCGTCGAGGCGAGCTGCGCCGGCCGGGCCCTGATCGCCGAGGGCGAGGTGCTGCGGGTCGGCGCCCTCGACCGGCTCCAGGTGCGGAACCCGGACCTTGCCGCGGCGGTGGCCCGCGAGGCGGCGCTCGCCTGCGGCGATGCCCCCTCCCCTGGTATCCCGCCGGGCCCGGTGCGGATCGGCCGGGAGGCCTGGCATGTCACGGCGATCGGCCTGCGCCAGGACCTGCGCGGCGTGCTCGGGATGGCACGGCTGCTGGCACCGGACCGGCTCGCCCTCGTGGTCCTGCGCCGCACCGCGACCGCGGGCGGCGACGGGACGAACCGGCTGTCCGATTTCGGGCTTTCCCCGGCGGAGGCGCGGCTCGCCCTGTCGATGGATGGGTCGCGCTCCCTGGTCCAGGCCGCCGAGAGCCTCGGCATCCGCCACGAGACCGCCCGCTCGCAGCTGCGCCAGGTCTTCGCCAAGCTCGGGGTGTCGCGGCAATCCGAGCTTGCGGTGTTCATCCTCCGGCTCAAGCAGGGCGCGTGA
- a CDS encoding DUF1236 domain-containing protein, which yields MSKLIRGKALRGTMTAAVLVLGAATAFAQGGAGGAGGGAGGGGAGAASGAAGGGGAGVGGAGGGAGGGAGMGAGGGAGGAAGPRGGAGAAQPGGGAGPAGGAGQQPGAPGGRAGGEGAQPGAGGRGAEQGERGGRGAEPGGERGAERGERGERGAERGERGERGTERGERGERGAERGERGGGRSEARGAVSRLDTTKRTEFRQTIVRSGVRPLTGVNFALRAGVAVPRSVTLHALPPAILTLVPAYRGFQYVLVGDDIVIIDPDTYEIVDVIPG from the coding sequence ATGAGCAAGCTCATTCGCGGCAAGGCGCTTCGCGGAACGATGACGGCGGCCGTGCTGGTGCTCGGCGCGGCCACGGCCTTTGCGCAGGGCGGTGCGGGCGGTGCCGGCGGCGGAGCCGGGGGTGGCGGTGCGGGTGCGGCCAGCGGGGCCGCAGGTGGCGGCGGAGCGGGCGTCGGCGGGGCCGGTGGTGGTGCCGGCGGTGGTGCCGGAATGGGGGCGGGCGGCGGTGCGGGTGGTGCGGCCGGTCCCCGTGGCGGTGCCGGTGCGGCGCAGCCGGGCGGCGGGGCCGGGCCGGCGGGCGGCGCAGGCCAGCAGCCGGGTGCCCCCGGTGGCCGGGCCGGGGGCGAGGGCGCTCAGCCGGGTGCCGGCGGGCGCGGAGCCGAGCAGGGCGAACGGGGCGGACGCGGGGCCGAGCCCGGCGGCGAGCGTGGCGCGGAGCGGGGAGAGCGCGGTGAGCGCGGCGCGGAACGCGGCGAGCGGGGAGAGCGGGGAACCGAGCGCGGCGAACGCGGTGAGCGTGGGGCCGAGCGCGGCGAGCGCGGCGGCGGTCGCTCCGAGGCGCGGGGCGCCGTGTCCCGCCTCGACACCACGAAGCGCACCGAGTTCCGCCAGACCATCGTGCGCTCCGGCGTGCGGCCGTTGACGGGCGTCAACTTCGCCCTGCGCGCCGGCGTCGCGGTCCCGCGCTCGGTGACGCTGCACGCCCTGCCGCCGGCGATCCTCACCCTGGTCCCGGCCTATCGCGGCTTCCAGTACGTGCTGGTCGGCGACGACATCGTGATCATCGATCCGGACACCTACGAGATCGTGGACGTGATCCCGGGCTGA